One Chlorobaculum limnaeum genomic window carries:
- a CDS encoding ammonium transporter yields MAKKISTSLLLFFTAMMAHSTAWAAEPVVTDTGTTSWMLTSTALVLLMVPGLAMFYGGLVRTKNVLGTMMHSFGAMVVIGVLWPLVGYALSFGPGILGGFIGWEPKYFMLQGIDDSIMSSQIPEYVFAMFQGKFAIITPALIAGAFAERVDFKGYLAFIALWCVFVYSPICHWVWAADGFLFNLGAMGAIDFAGGTVVHISSGVTGLVAALFLGARRGYPKNVMSPNNLVMTLMGAGLLWVGWFGFNAGSAIASNLATARALTVTQIAAASGAFTWLVVELLHHGKASSLGVASGILAGLVAITPAAGVVPPAGAFALGAIAAVICYLGLLLKGKLGYDDSLDAFGVHGIGGIVGALCLTFFIRPSWMADAAAKVGGTWTVWQQLGVQATAVGITVVYAAVVSLVILFIVEKTIGLRVKENDEMSGLDHSMHGEQGYGLINPN; encoded by the coding sequence ATGGCAAAAAAAATCAGTACGTCGCTGTTGCTGTTTTTCACAGCGATGATGGCCCACAGTACCGCGTGGGCGGCCGAACCGGTTGTGACCGATACCGGCACGACCTCATGGATGCTCACTTCCACGGCGCTCGTTTTGTTGATGGTTCCCGGTCTCGCCATGTTTTATGGTGGCCTGGTGCGAACCAAAAATGTTCTTGGCACCATGATGCACAGCTTTGGCGCCATGGTTGTGATCGGCGTCTTGTGGCCGCTGGTCGGATATGCGCTCAGCTTTGGTCCCGGTATTCTGGGCGGCTTTATCGGGTGGGAACCGAAGTATTTCATGTTGCAGGGTATCGACGATTCGATCATGTCTTCCCAGATTCCCGAGTATGTGTTTGCGATGTTTCAGGGCAAGTTTGCCATAATCACTCCCGCTCTGATTGCCGGAGCGTTTGCCGAACGGGTTGATTTCAAAGGTTATCTCGCCTTTATCGCTTTGTGGTGTGTTTTTGTTTACAGCCCGATCTGCCACTGGGTCTGGGCTGCCGACGGTTTTCTGTTCAATCTCGGCGCTATGGGCGCGATCGATTTTGCCGGTGGAACGGTCGTTCACATCTCTTCTGGCGTGACCGGTCTTGTCGCGGCGCTTTTCCTTGGTGCTCGCAGAGGATACCCCAAAAATGTGATGTCGCCGAACAATCTGGTCATGACTCTCATGGGCGCTGGTCTTCTCTGGGTGGGTTGGTTTGGTTTCAATGCAGGCAGCGCTATTGCCAGCAACCTGGCCACAGCTCGCGCACTGACCGTGACCCAGATCGCCGCCGCATCGGGCGCGTTCACCTGGCTTGTCGTCGAACTTCTGCACCATGGCAAAGCAAGCAGCCTTGGCGTGGCGTCGGGCATTCTGGCCGGTCTGGTGGCCATCACGCCTGCCGCCGGCGTCGTGCCTCCAGCCGGAGCCTTCGCGCTTGGCGCCATTGCCGCTGTGATTTGCTATCTTGGTCTGCTGCTGAAAGGCAAGCTCGGTTACGATGACAGCCTCGATGCTTTTGGCGTGCACGGTATCGGTGGTATTGTCGGCGCTCTTTGCCTGACCTTCTTCATCCGTCCGTCGTGGATGGCCGATGCTGCCGCCAAGGTCGGTGGTACCTGGACTGTCTGGCAGCAGCTCGGCGTGCAGGCTACCGCTGTTGGTATCACGGTTGTCTATGCGGCAGTTGTTTCGCTCGTCATCCTGTTCATCGTCGAGAAAACCATCGGACTGCGCGTCAAGGAGAACGACGAAATGTCCGGTCTCGATCACAGCATGCACGGCGAGCAGGGATATGGCCTTATCAACCCTAACTAA
- a CDS encoding TIGR01777 family oxidoreductase yields MEGHIVITGATGVIGSEVARRLIKSGRKVVLFARSPQSAQAKVPGAAGYVRWDSDMAEGEWRASVDGAYGVVHLAGRPLLETRWTEEHKVACYDSRINGTRAIVSAMAAAAVKPKVFVSSSAIGYYGSFERCDETAPLTETASPGKDFLAKICYDWEKEAQPAEKPGTRVVLLRTGIVLSTRGGMLQKLMTPFSYFIGGPVGSGDQCLSWIHIDDEVSIILEALDNPAWSGPVNAVSPDPASMKEFADMLGSVMHRPALLPVPKFAVQILMGEGADYAVKGQKVIPGFLKEHDFHFAWPLLHEALADLVSRGI; encoded by the coding sequence ATGGAAGGCCATATCGTCATCACGGGAGCCACCGGAGTGATCGGCAGCGAAGTAGCGCGCCGCCTCATCAAATCTGGCCGGAAGGTCGTTCTTTTCGCGCGCTCTCCGCAATCGGCCCAGGCGAAGGTGCCTGGAGCGGCGGGTTATGTACGCTGGGATTCGGATATGGCGGAGGGCGAATGGCGGGCTTCGGTCGATGGCGCATATGGCGTTGTTCACCTCGCAGGCAGACCGTTGCTCGAAACCCGCTGGACCGAGGAGCACAAAGTCGCCTGCTACGACTCCCGAATCAACGGCACCAGAGCGATCGTCTCCGCGATGGCGGCGGCGGCAGTCAAGCCAAAGGTGTTCGTCTCCTCGTCGGCGATCGGCTACTACGGCTCGTTCGAGCGGTGCGATGAGACCGCTCCCTTGACGGAAACGGCATCTCCCGGCAAAGATTTCCTCGCAAAAATCTGTTACGACTGGGAAAAGGAGGCTCAGCCGGCCGAAAAACCCGGTACGAGGGTTGTGCTGCTCAGGACGGGAATCGTGCTTTCCACCAGGGGCGGCATGTTGCAGAAGCTGATGACCCCCTTCAGTTACTTTATCGGCGGGCCGGTGGGTTCCGGCGATCAGTGCCTGTCATGGATTCATATTGATGACGAGGTGTCGATCATTCTCGAAGCGCTCGACAATCCGGCCTGGAGCGGGCCGGTCAACGCGGTCTCTCCCGATCCGGCCAGTATGAAAGAATTTGCCGACATGCTTGGTTCAGTGATGCATCGCCCCGCGCTGCTTCCGGTGCCCAAGTTCGCGGTTCAAATACTCATGGGCGAAGGGGCCGACTATGCCGTAAAGGGGCAAAAGGTAATACCCGGGTTTCTCAAAGAGCATGACTTTCATTTCGCCTGGCCGCTTCTGCACGAAGCGCTTGCCGATCTTGTCTCCAGAGGAATTTGA
- a CDS encoding acylphosphatase, with product MSALTEKRVHIIVSGLVQGVGFRMFVQREASARSLSGWTRNLPDGTVEIEAQGNPGLVDELVRQCRIGPARSSVTSIKVREMAIDDDDDTSFRILT from the coding sequence TTGAGCGCGCTAACGGAAAAGCGGGTTCATATCATCGTCAGCGGCCTGGTGCAGGGCGTGGGTTTTCGCATGTTCGTCCAGCGCGAAGCCTCCGCCCGCAGCCTTTCGGGCTGGACGCGGAACCTGCCGGACGGCACGGTCGAAATCGAAGCGCAGGGAAACCCCGGACTGGTGGATGAGCTGGTACGGCAGTGCAGAATCGGCCCGGCCCGTTCAAGCGTCACCTCGATCAAGGTCAGGGAAATGGCTATCGATGACGACGACGACACGAGTTTTCGGATTCTGACCTGA
- a CDS encoding P-II family nitrogen regulator, which translates to MKLITAIIQPDRLDHVREALIQADITRITVSRVTGHGRQEDIEYYRGQKIAPNLLPKVRLDIAVNDQFVNVTVDTIVAAARHESGEIGDGKIFITPLEECVRIRTNERGGSAI; encoded by the coding sequence ATGAAACTGATAACCGCCATCATACAGCCCGACCGGCTCGATCATGTTCGTGAAGCGCTGATCCAGGCTGATATTACGAGAATTACGGTCAGCAGGGTCACCGGCCATGGACGTCAGGAGGATATCGAATACTACCGCGGCCAGAAAATCGCGCCGAACCTGCTTCCGAAAGTCCGTCTCGACATTGCGGTCAACGACCAGTTCGTCAACGTGACCGTCGATACTATCGTTGCGGCGGCAAGGCACGAAAGCGGCGAGATCGGCGACGGCAAGATTTTCATCACTCCGCTGGAGGAGTGCGTGAGGATCAGGACCAACGAGCGAGGGGGCAGCGCTATCTGA
- the ftsH gene encoding ATP-dependent zinc metalloprotease FtsH: MADNPFKLNNPYKNEPDNGPRKPRFSIFYYIAVILLIIGFQLAFFWSGSTREIAYSDFRKLIDQNKVESVRLAPEKIFVQLKPDSLSTAANKPSGQNTPSFRMPGKESRANEVVVNPVRDEQLIPLLESKGIRFEATPGNAWLSELLQWLLPFGLLIGIYFFMFRRMGGPGSQFMNIGKNKAALYENLDEHTRITFKDVAGLDEAKAEVMEVVDFLKDPKKYTKLGGKLPKGVLLVGPPGTGKTLLAKAVAGEADVPFFSISGSDFVEMFVGVGAARVRDLFKSAKEKAPCIIFIDEIDAVGRSRGKGFMMGANDERENTLNQLLVEMDGFATDKGVILMAATNRADVLDSALLRPGRFDRQIVVDRPDLKGRIDIFTVHTKNLSLSPDVNLKALASQTPGFAGAEIANAANEAALLASRRGKQSIEMKDFEDAIERVIAGLEKKNKVINPREKEIVAYHEAGHAIVSWLMPENDPVQKISIVPRGVSALGYTLNIPLEDRYLMTRSELVARICGLLGGRIAEEIVFGEISTGAQNDLERVTEIAYNMVVVYGMSEKIGYLSFLESNNPYTGGPGIDKKYGDETARMIDNEVKVIVEAARQQVRQMLSENRDKLETLARELLSKEVVQYCRIEEILGKRSTGKFTEHLSHECHNGVDITAPQLQAEAETAASPAGSGDETPEDPERKELEEAVERLRQSRNISSN; this comes from the coding sequence ATGGCAGACAACCCATTCAAGCTGAACAATCCCTATAAAAACGAACCAGATAACGGGCCACGAAAACCCCGTTTTTCGATATTCTACTACATAGCGGTCATTTTACTGATCATAGGCTTTCAGCTCGCCTTTTTCTGGTCAGGCTCGACCCGCGAAATCGCCTACAGTGACTTCCGTAAACTGATCGACCAGAACAAAGTCGAATCGGTCAGGCTCGCCCCTGAAAAAATCTTTGTCCAGCTCAAGCCGGACTCCCTTTCCACGGCGGCAAACAAGCCATCCGGACAGAACACGCCATCATTCAGGATGCCGGGCAAGGAATCTCGCGCAAACGAGGTTGTGGTCAACCCTGTGCGCGATGAGCAGTTGATTCCGCTTCTCGAATCGAAAGGCATCCGTTTCGAAGCGACGCCCGGCAACGCCTGGCTCAGCGAGCTTCTGCAATGGTTGCTGCCCTTCGGCCTTCTCATCGGCATCTATTTCTTCATGTTCCGCCGGATGGGCGGCCCCGGTTCGCAGTTCATGAACATCGGCAAGAACAAGGCCGCACTTTATGAGAACCTCGACGAGCACACCCGCATCACCTTCAAGGATGTGGCCGGACTCGACGAGGCAAAGGCCGAGGTGATGGAGGTGGTGGATTTCCTCAAGGATCCGAAAAAGTACACCAAGCTCGGCGGCAAACTTCCCAAGGGCGTGCTCCTCGTCGGCCCTCCCGGCACCGGCAAGACGCTGCTCGCCAAGGCGGTCGCGGGCGAGGCCGATGTGCCCTTCTTCAGCATCAGCGGCTCGGACTTCGTCGAGATGTTCGTCGGCGTCGGCGCGGCGCGCGTGCGCGACCTGTTCAAGTCGGCCAAGGAAAAAGCGCCGTGCATCATCTTCATCGACGAGATCGACGCGGTCGGTCGCAGCCGCGGCAAAGGATTCATGATGGGCGCCAATGACGAGCGCGAGAATACGCTGAACCAGCTCCTCGTCGAGATGGACGGCTTCGCCACCGACAAGGGGGTCATCCTCATGGCCGCGACCAACCGCGCGGACGTGCTCGACTCGGCGCTCTTGAGACCTGGGCGCTTCGACCGCCAGATCGTGGTGGACAGGCCCGACCTGAAAGGGCGTATCGACATCTTCACGGTACACACCAAGAATCTCTCGCTCTCGCCTGACGTGAACCTCAAGGCCCTCGCCTCGCAGACCCCCGGTTTCGCGGGCGCGGAGATCGCCAATGCGGCCAACGAAGCGGCACTGCTCGCATCGCGTCGCGGCAAGCAGTCGATCGAGATGAAGGATTTCGAGGACGCCATCGAGCGGGTCATCGCCGGTCTGGAGAAAAAGAACAAGGTGATCAACCCCCGCGAGAAGGAGATTGTCGCCTATCACGAGGCCGGTCACGCCATCGTGAGCTGGTTGATGCCGGAAAACGATCCGGTGCAAAAAATTTCGATCGTGCCTCGTGGCGTCAGCGCCCTCGGCTACACGCTGAATATTCCGCTCGAAGACCGTTATCTGATGACAAGAAGCGAGCTTGTGGCGAGAATCTGCGGCCTGCTTGGCGGACGCATCGCCGAGGAGATCGTGTTCGGCGAGATTTCGACCGGTGCGCAGAACGACCTCGAACGGGTGACTGAAATCGCCTACAATATGGTGGTGGTCTATGGCATGAGTGAAAAGATCGGTTACCTGTCATTCCTCGAAAGCAACAACCCCTACACCGGCGGCCCCGGCATCGACAAAAAATACGGAGACGAAACGGCGCGGATGATCGACAACGAGGTCAAGGTGATTGTCGAAGCTGCACGCCAGCAGGTTCGCCAGATGCTTTCGGAGAATCGCGACAAGCTCGAAACGCTCGCCCGCGAGCTGCTCTCGAAAGAGGTCGTGCAGTATTGCCGGATCGAGGAGATTCTCGGCAAGCGCTCCACTGGAAAGTTCACCGAGCACCTCTCGCACGAGTGCCACAACGGAGTCGATATAACTGCGCCACAGCTTCAGGCCGAAGCGGAAACGGCAGCATCGCCTGCCGGTTCCGGCGATGAGACGCCCGAAGACCCGGAGCGCAAGGAGCTGGAAGAGGCGGTGGAGCGGCTCAGGCAGTCCAGAAACATTTCGTCGAATTGA
- the rseP gene encoding RIP metalloprotease RseP: MELLSTIFYFIIAIFILVTAHEFGHFITARMFGMRVDRFFIGFDFWGIKLWQKKIGETEYGIGAFPIGGYVKIAGMIDESMDTSYVGKKAQPWEFRAKPAWQRLVVLAGGVAMNMVLAAAIFIGITGIFGESRTAITTPAYVTPNSVFASMGMKSGDRLVAINGQKLQYWEEALDPEHFASGELQFTIERNGQELMLQAPKDILSRIDDNQSLGISPAMPPVIDQVLAGEPAAKAGFLPGSLITAIDGVPVSDWNEVVSIISRNAGKKLSIAWVHLKSTPDEPLTAALIREKGQTFITDVMPNQSGKIGISLKQTIDSKRVSLSAPQAIASGIGQTWKTTVLTVQGFGKIFSGQEDFRKSVGGPIKIARIANQSAGQGPISFMYFVAVLSISLAVINILPIPALDGGQFVLNAIEGIIGREIPFEIKMRIQQVGMMVLLALFAYFMVNDLLNP, translated from the coding sequence ATGGAACTTCTGAGCACGATTTTTTACTTCATCATCGCCATTTTCATCCTCGTCACGGCCCACGAATTCGGCCACTTCATCACGGCGAGGATGTTCGGCATGCGGGTTGACCGGTTCTTCATCGGCTTCGATTTCTGGGGCATCAAGCTCTGGCAGAAAAAAATAGGAGAGACCGAGTACGGCATCGGCGCGTTTCCGATTGGCGGCTACGTCAAGATCGCCGGCATGATCGACGAAAGCATGGACACCAGTTACGTCGGCAAGAAGGCCCAGCCCTGGGAGTTCCGGGCCAAACCTGCGTGGCAGCGCCTCGTCGTGCTGGCTGGAGGCGTCGCCATGAACATGGTGCTCGCGGCCGCCATCTTCATCGGCATCACCGGCATATTCGGTGAATCACGCACCGCCATCACCACTCCGGCCTACGTCACCCCCAACTCGGTCTTCGCCTCGATGGGTATGAAGAGCGGTGACCGGCTGGTAGCCATCAACGGTCAGAAACTGCAATACTGGGAGGAGGCGCTCGATCCCGAACATTTCGCGTCGGGAGAGCTGCAATTCACCATCGAGCGCAACGGCCAGGAGTTGATGCTTCAGGCCCCGAAAGACATTCTGTCGAGGATCGATGACAACCAGTCGCTTGGCATCTCTCCGGCCATGCCGCCGGTCATCGACCAGGTGCTGGCGGGCGAACCCGCAGCCAAGGCGGGTTTCCTGCCGGGCTCGCTCATTACCGCCATTGACGGCGTTCCTGTCAGCGACTGGAACGAAGTGGTCTCGATCATCTCCAGAAACGCGGGCAAAAAGCTTTCCATCGCCTGGGTGCATCTGAAAAGTACGCCGGACGAGCCGCTGACCGCCGCTCTTATCCGCGAAAAGGGGCAGACCTTCATCACCGACGTGATGCCAAACCAGTCCGGAAAAATCGGCATCTCGCTCAAGCAGACCATCGACAGCAAGCGGGTCAGCCTATCGGCGCCGCAGGCCATCGCCAGCGGCATCGGGCAGACCTGGAAAACCACCGTGCTCACCGTGCAGGGCTTCGGTAAAATCTTCAGCGGCCAGGAGGACTTCCGCAAGTCCGTCGGCGGCCCAATCAAGATCGCCCGCATCGCAAACCAGAGCGCCGGGCAGGGGCCGATCAGCTTCATGTACTTCGTGGCCGTACTGTCGATTTCGCTCGCCGTCATCAACATCCTGCCCATTCCGGCGCTCGACGGCGGGCAGTTCGTGCTCAACGCGATCGAAGGCATCATCGGCAGAGAGATCCCGTTCGAGATCAAGATGCGCATCCAGCAAGTCGGCATGATGGTCCTGCTGGCACTCTTCGCCTATTTCATGGTCAACGATCTCCTGAACCCCTGA
- the pyrF gene encoding orotidine-5'-phosphate decarboxylase, with the protein MSSARNKANSRIASLRSMLCVGLDSDLSKMPALFRSMERPVLEFNRAVIRATAAHAVAYKVNTAFYESRGLAGMRDLDETLQALPPECLSIADAKRADIGNTSRHYAKAFFEAWSFDAITVAPYMGFDSLDPFFEYDDKLVFVLCLTSNPGSADFEERILDDGRPLYRAVLDKVRSWQRNGNAGIVVGATKAGLLQELRQEAPELFFLIPGVGAQGGSMQDAVKEGADPDRRGAVVNVSRALIFPEGDFRSVEEFEAAVGREAIKLHNDIKEVL; encoded by the coding sequence ATGAGTTCAGCAAGAAACAAGGCGAACAGCAGGATCGCCTCGCTCAGGTCGATGCTCTGCGTCGGTCTCGACAGTGATCTGTCGAAAATGCCCGCGCTTTTCCGCTCGATGGAGCGGCCGGTGCTCGAATTCAACCGGGCGGTCATTCGGGCGACCGCCGCTCATGCCGTTGCCTACAAGGTCAACACCGCATTCTACGAATCGCGGGGACTTGCCGGAATGCGCGATCTCGACGAGACGCTTCAGGCGTTGCCGCCGGAGTGCCTGAGCATCGCGGACGCCAAGCGGGCCGACATCGGCAACACCAGTCGGCACTACGCGAAGGCCTTTTTCGAGGCATGGTCTTTCGACGCCATCACGGTGGCTCCCTACATGGGGTTCGATTCGCTTGACCCGTTCTTCGAGTATGACGACAAACTTGTCTTTGTCTTGTGCCTCACCTCGAATCCCGGCTCCGCAGATTTCGAAGAGCGCATCCTCGACGATGGCCGTCCCCTTTACCGCGCCGTGCTCGACAAGGTCCGGAGCTGGCAGCGCAACGGGAATGCCGGAATCGTCGTCGGCGCAACCAAGGCGGGATTGCTGCAAGAGCTTCGGCAGGAAGCGCCGGAGCTGTTTTTCCTGATTCCCGGCGTCGGCGCGCAGGGCGGATCGATGCAGGATGCGGTCAAGGAGGGCGCCGATCCTGATCGGCGTGGCGCGGTGGTCAATGTCAGCCGGGCGCTCATTTTTCCGGAGGGCGATTTCCGGAGCGTCGAAGAGTTCGAGGCAGCTGTTGGCCGTGAAGCGATTAAACTTCACAATGATATAAAAGAGGTACTGTAA
- the glmS gene encoding glutamine--fructose-6-phosphate transaminase (isomerizing): protein MCGIIGYIGRRDAAPLLLNGLKRLEYRGYDSAGMAVMNGSMQMLKKKGSVSNLEELLNVSGTVMLGATVGIAHTRWATHGDPSDRNAHPHMNVSGDIALIHNGIIENYSSLKQELIAEGYAFESDTDSEVLVHLIDRIWKNDPALGLEGAVRQALRHVDGAYGICVVSSREPDKIVVARKGSPLVIGLGEGEFFIASDAAPIVEHTNKVVYLSDGEMAVVTRDSYTVKTIENVEQQKRVTELDFSLEKIEKGGFEHFMLKEIFEQPEVMRDVMRGRVRVEEGLVHLGGIHDYLDRLKQAKRIVICACGTSWHAGLIGEYLIEEFARIPVEVDYASEFRYRNPIVSSDDVVIVISQSGETADTLAALRLAREKGAMVMGICNVVGSTIARETLCGMYTHAGPEVGVASTKAFTAQVIVLFMLAIAMSKGRTISHEEIRLNLRELAEVPDKVARILEQNDAIKEMAVKLKDARNALYLGRGYNFPVALEGALKLKEISYIHAEGYPAAEMKHGPIALIDEDMPVIVIATRDNTYAKILSNIEEVRSRKGRVIAIASEGDREIERLTKDVIYIPQASAAVLPLLTVIPLQLLSYHVATLRGCNVDRPRNLAKSVTVE, encoded by the coding sequence ATGTGCGGCATCATTGGTTACATAGGCAGGCGTGACGCGGCTCCGCTGCTCCTGAACGGCTTGAAGCGACTCGAGTACCGTGGTTATGACTCGGCTGGCATGGCGGTCATGAACGGTTCGATGCAGATGCTCAAGAAGAAGGGCAGCGTCAGCAATCTCGAAGAGCTGCTGAACGTGTCGGGCACGGTCATGCTCGGCGCGACAGTCGGTATCGCTCACACCCGCTGGGCGACCCACGGCGATCCGAGCGACCGGAACGCCCACCCTCACATGAATGTCTCCGGCGACATCGCCCTGATCCACAACGGCATCATCGAGAATTACTCGTCGCTCAAGCAGGAGCTGATCGCCGAAGGCTATGCATTTGAAAGCGACACCGACTCCGAGGTACTCGTTCATCTGATCGACCGGATATGGAAAAACGACCCGGCGCTCGGTCTGGAAGGCGCGGTGCGTCAGGCGCTCCGGCATGTAGATGGCGCTTACGGCATCTGCGTCGTCTCCTCGCGCGAGCCGGACAAGATCGTGGTGGCCCGAAAGGGAAGCCCGCTCGTGATCGGCCTCGGCGAGGGCGAGTTTTTCATCGCTTCCGACGCCGCCCCGATTGTCGAGCACACTAACAAGGTGGTCTATCTGTCGGACGGAGAGATGGCTGTCGTTACCCGGGACAGCTATACGGTCAAGACGATTGAAAATGTCGAGCAGCAAAAAAGGGTGACGGAGCTCGATTTCAGCCTCGAAAAGATCGAGAAGGGCGGATTCGAGCACTTCATGCTCAAGGAGATTTTCGAACAGCCCGAGGTGATGCGTGACGTCATGCGAGGCCGTGTGCGCGTCGAGGAGGGGCTGGTGCATCTCGGTGGCATCCACGACTACCTCGACCGCCTGAAGCAGGCCAAGCGGATTGTGATCTGCGCTTGTGGCACGAGCTGGCACGCCGGGCTGATCGGCGAATACCTGATCGAGGAGTTCGCTCGCATTCCGGTGGAGGTCGATTATGCATCGGAGTTCAGGTACCGCAACCCCATCGTCTCTTCTGACGACGTGGTGATTGTCATTTCCCAGTCGGGCGAAACCGCCGACACCCTGGCCGCGCTCAGGCTCGCCAGGGAGAAGGGCGCGATGGTGATGGGTATCTGCAACGTGGTCGGCTCGACCATCGCCCGCGAGACGCTGTGTGGCATGTACACCCACGCGGGGCCCGAAGTGGGCGTGGCTTCGACCAAGGCGTTCACCGCCCAGGTGATCGTGCTCTTCATGCTGGCGATCGCCATGAGCAAGGGACGCACCATCTCGCACGAGGAGATTCGTCTCAACCTGCGGGAACTCGCAGAGGTGCCCGACAAGGTTGCCCGGATTCTGGAGCAGAATGACGCCATCAAGGAGATGGCCGTCAAGCTCAAGGATGCCCGTAACGCACTTTACCTCGGCAGGGGCTACAACTTCCCGGTAGCGCTCGAAGGCGCGCTGAAGCTCAAGGAGATTTCGTACATCCACGCCGAGGGGTACCCGGCCGCGGAGATGAAGCACGGCCCGATCGCCCTGATCGACGAGGATATGCCGGTGATCGTGATCGCCACCCGCGACAATACCTACGCCAAGATTCTGAGCAACATCGAGGAGGTGCGCAGTCGCAAAGGCCGCGTGATCGCCATCGCCAGCGAAGGCGACCGCGAGATTGAGCGGCTGACGAAGGATGTGATCTACATCCCGCAAGCCTCCGCGGCGGTGCTGCCGCTTCTGACGGTCATTCCCCTGCAACTTCTCTCCTATCACGTGGCTACGTTACGTGGCTGCAACGTGGATCGTCCGCGCAACCTCGCCAAATCGGTGACGGTCGAGTAG
- a CDS encoding RNA recognition motif domain-containing protein yields MNIYIGNLPYSVTDGDLRDKFSEFGQVQSANIISDKFSGRSKGFGFVDMPNDAEAREAIEAMNDKDFKGRTIKVNEARPREQRPPRREHY; encoded by the coding sequence ATGAACATTTACATTGGCAATCTGCCGTACAGCGTTACCGATGGAGACCTGCGCGACAAATTCTCTGAGTTCGGGCAGGTGCAAAGCGCCAACATTATCTCTGACAAATTTTCAGGCCGCTCCAAAGGTTTTGGATTTGTCGATATGCCGAACGATGCTGAAGCTCGTGAAGCTATCGAAGCAATGAATGACAAAGACTTCAAAGGCCGCACCATAAAGGTCAACGAAGCAAGACCCCGCGAACAGCGCCCACCCAGAAGGGAGCACTACTGA
- a CDS encoding 1-deoxy-D-xylulose-5-phosphate reductoisomerase, with protein MKSLSILGSTGSIGLSTLDVVRRHPDRFSIAALAEGHDVEMLLQQIDEFKPSVVSVRDEASRERLKGMLGDNKPEILCGIDGAAQVAAVDEADMVVSAIVGAAGLVPTVSAIKAGKDIALANKETLVVAGQLVSDLVKKHNVTLLPVDSEHSAIFQSLTGHRKEDIERIILTASGGPFRKTSAEELKNVKPEQALKHPQWSMGAKITIDSATLMNKGLEVIEAHWLFDMPAEKIGVVVHPQSIIHSMVEYLDGCVIAQLGVPDMRAPIAYALAWPERCETGIGKLDLTKVATLTFEEPDMERFPALRLAFDALKAGQTYPAVLNAANEIAVAAFLDRKIGFTDIAGTVDKTMRAHEAWTPVELEEYIQADKWARQTASQLIG; from the coding sequence ATGAAATCCTTATCCATTCTCGGCAGTACCGGTTCCATTGGACTCAGCACGCTCGACGTCGTCCGGCGTCATCCCGACAGGTTTTCGATTGCGGCTCTTGCCGAAGGACACGATGTCGAAATGCTCCTCCAGCAGATCGATGAATTCAAACCCTCCGTGGTTTCGGTGCGTGACGAGGCTTCGCGCGAGCGCCTGAAAGGAATGCTCGGCGATAACAAACCCGAAATTCTCTGCGGCATCGACGGAGCCGCCCAGGTGGCCGCCGTCGATGAAGCCGACATGGTAGTCTCGGCCATCGTAGGCGCGGCAGGACTGGTTCCGACCGTCAGCGCCATCAAGGCGGGCAAAGACATCGCTCTGGCTAACAAGGAGACCCTCGTCGTCGCCGGTCAGCTCGTCTCTGACCTCGTCAAAAAGCACAATGTCACGCTCCTGCCCGTGGACAGCGAGCACTCGGCGATCTTCCAGTCGCTCACCGGCCACCGCAAGGAGGATATCGAACGCATCATTCTGACCGCATCGGGCGGCCCGTTCCGCAAGACCTCAGCAGAAGAGCTGAAGAACGTCAAGCCTGAGCAGGCGCTGAAGCATCCGCAGTGGTCGATGGGCGCGAAGATCACCATCGACTCGGCGACCCTGATGAACAAGGGACTCGAAGTGATCGAGGCGCACTGGCTCTTCGACATGCCCGCAGAAAAGATCGGCGTGGTGGTGCATCCCCAGAGCATCATCCACTCGATGGTGGAGTACCTCGACGGTTGCGTCATCGCCCAACTCGGCGTGCCAGACATGCGCGCCCCAATCGCCTACGCGCTGGCCTGGCCGGAGCGCTGCGAAACCGGCATCGGCAAGCTCGACCTCACCAAGGTGGCGACGCTCACCTTCGAGGAGCCTGACATGGAGCGCTTCCCGGCACTGCGCCTTGCCTTCGACGCGCTCAAGGCTGGCCAGACCTACCCGGCGGTGCTGAACGCCGCCAACGAAATCGCCGTCGCCGCATTCCTCGACAGGAAGATCGGCTTCACTGACATCGCCGGAACGGTTGACAAAACCATGCGGGCGCACGAAGCGTGGACGCCGGTCGAGCTTGAGGAGTACATCCAGGCCGACAAGTGGGCGCGCCAGACCGCCAGCCAGCTTATCGGCTAA